From the genome of Aspergillus oryzae RIB40 DNA, chromosome 4:
CTTTTGGCCCGTCATTATTAtcattgttttttttttttttttgttttttgtttttcccttccttcagGGTTACTTTTTTTAGCACATAATATTGGCGGTGGGACGGATAGGTTATTTGATGTTTCGGCGTTGGGGGAAGCGATGTTACCGATGTTCAATACACATACCATATAGCATTTTTGACTTtaaaaattattttttttttcttttttggagggagagaaaatgcCTCATTGGATTTTTAGTATTATAATGAGTCATTTAATTGAAGGGGTTGGGTGCAGTGAACCTTGCAGGCGCATACTCAGAGTATGCACGTCCGCCACTTTTGGATACATTTTGACTTGCTTCGATCTGAATTTTCGACTCTCCGCGTTCCTGACCGACGTCACTTTCCGGCTGACTCAGCCCGCCCTGTTCACCGCCCACCGTTTGGGAGTCTAAGCCGGGTTGGTCAGAAAAAGGGATAAAAAACcacaaggaaaaaaaaaaaaaaaaaaggacgaaAGAGACAAGGAGTGTCGCACGACCATTAGGAAttcgtcttcctccactCTTCAAGATCAGGCATCGATCGAtcatcttttttttcttcctccacttcccCCGACTGACGAGAGCTGAAAGGCTTCATATATCATATTTGTAGTTCAGACGGTACGCCAAGTGTCTCGAATAAAAGATCAACAttattatcttctcttcagGTCTCGTTCCATTCTCTCAGATTCTGCGAACGAGCCCAACCCAACCTGGAACTAAACCGAAAAGCGTCAACCACTCCCGTCGCTTTGCGCCCCACGACTTTTTCTCGGGCCCACACACCGAACAGCAATTAAGAAAGAGGGCAATAAATATCAGGATTCACCTGCACGCTTCTTAACCCCACGTCAACATAAATTTCTGCTTTTCGATTCCACCGTGCTCTGcacctccttctctcctcttcgcTGGAGCAATTGATATACCAGTCTCGATTTCTGGCAATTCCTCCGTGAGCGCTTGCAGATGTCCAGACTCGTAGCGTCTCGCGACAATTTGCTACTTTGAGCTCGATTGCATTTTAGCCTTCTATGAGCCCGAAGGATCTACTGCGATACCTGTCCAAGCCTGCGAAGTAGGTTGTCCCTGGTGGTGAcggtcttggtggtggatgcAATGCTAATCCCCACTGCCCTTCAGGCCCCGATAACGCGACTCACGCCTTCCcactcttctccaacttcccTTATTCCAATTAGAAAAGCAGATATCCTCGTCTGCTAGACCCGATACTTTTACCGGTATCGGTATCTTCCAGTACGAGGGTTTGCGACTGATAGTCACCATTCCTTTCGCCAGAggcattttcctcctttccctctctttccgCCCTCCCTAGCAGCCCTTCAAGGCTTTTGCTGGACCCTACCTTTTTTGGCTGTGTGCCACTTTCACCCGACTCGTTCAGGGCCTTCTCTCTCAGGCGGACATCCCCCCCTGTTCGTCTGGGCAGCAGATAGTGCTTCCTAGGCTTTCTTGTCTACGGTCCACGAATCGAGCGCGTCGCTTCACTGCACATCTCAAATTCATATCATTGCCACCAGCTCGCCTCTTAACCTGTTAATCAGTCAAGATGGTTTACATCGGGATCCCCAAGAACTATACGCAGTCGCCATCTTCGTTTATGGCGACCCCCTCTCTTACCATCAACCATGAGGTGACGCAGGATCTTGATTCTACCAACGCCTTCGAAGGTACGTCGTGCACAATCATGATCCGGCCATGCAGTGCAAATTCTAATGAGAAACAGGACCCGAGAAGCTTCTGGAGGTCTGGTTTGCCCCGTCCGCCAATGAATTGGGCTCGTCTCAACCTACCGGCCTAAAGGCTGTGCCGGAGGAGGTCTGGAAGGACATGCTGGATCTCGTCAATTGCCAGGTGCTTTCCATTGTCTCGTCCGAGGACGTGGATGCCTACCTTCTGTCAGAGTCCAGCATGTTCGTCTGGCCTCACAAGCTTATTCTGAAGACATGTGGCACCACCACCTTGCTCTCGGGGCTGCCCCGCATTCTCGAGATTGCTGCTCTGTTCGCCGGTTTTCCTAAGTCCGCGGCTCCTTCCGGTGGGGTTGGCATTGCAGCTGCCCCGTACCGTGTGTTCTACAGCCGTAAGAACTTCCTGTTCCCGGACCGCCAGCGCGGTCCCCACCGCAGCTGGAGGGACGAAGTGCGAACTATGGACAGGCTCTTCTTGAACGGCAGCGCCTACATGATTGGCAAGATGAACGGCGAGCATTGGTACCTCTACCTGACCGAACCCAACACCTTACTCACGCCTCCGGCCAGCCCTaagggtgatgaggaggtcACGGAGACCAAGTTCCTTCAGATTCCGGAAGGTGGTTTGCCGCAGGGAGATGATGCCAATGATGAGACGCTTGAGGTGCTGATGACCGACttggatgaagagaatgCCAAGCAGTTCTATCTGGAAAATGCCACCGCTGTTGCTGAGAAGCGCTACCGCAACTTCGACAAGGATAACAGCGACCATGTCGACGTGTTCAGTAACAACTCAGACATGGATTTGGAGGACACGGATGGTACCCGCATTCTGCCACCGGAACTGACTACGGAGGGTCACGCCTTGGGAACTGTTGTTTCCGAGTCTTGTGGTCTTTCGGATGTCTATTCCAAGGAAAAGTTCCCCGATTCGCGCATTGATGCCTACCTGTTTACTCCCTGCGGCTTTTCTGCTAACGGCGTCATCCCGACTCCGGACCCGAAGGCCAACACCCACTACTTCACGGTGCATGTGACGCCCGAGCCTCACTGCTCCTATGCGTCCTTTGAGACCAATGTGCCGCATTCGCAGAACGGCCAGACCACTGCGGGTATTGTGAAGCAGGTGGTGAACATCTTCAAGCCGGGTCGCTTCACCGTGACTCTGTTTGAGAACAAGCCCAGTGATGCCGAGCTCAGCGGCATCGGCGAGGCCAAGTACATCGAACGGCAGGCGGCCCGTCGGAAGTCCCAGGTGGAGCACATCGAAGGATATCGTCGTGTGGATCGCATCGTTCACGATTTGGATGGTTATGATCTTGTCTTCCGCTACTATGAGCGGCTTGACTGGAAAGGGGGGGCTCCTCGGCTCGGAGAAGAGCGCATCTAAGGGGCGTCAATCCATCCCTCGTGTGATCTGCTGATTCATCGGATTTGAAATTGCTTTGTCATTACTGTCTTCTCTCCCTATCGTGTCTGTTTATTGCTTCGTTGGATTATTACTGAGCCGGTTTTGTTGAGCTTTTGCTGTTTTAAGCTACTGTTCGGACGTTCATTGAGTATCATGGCCTGGATGGTTTTTCGGTTAATCAATTTACTTGGTATGTCGGCAACATGACCAGAACAGGGGTTCTTTTCCGTAGCAGCTTTAATCACTTCCAATGCTTTTCGTATTCATGTTAGTTCCATTACGATGATTTTAGAAGTAGCCATCCCACCTTGTCGTCTCTCTTCCCGTACGTTCTCTCCGTTGGCGGATGGCTTTTGTCTCTATTCACATACATGTCGATGCTTCATGAAGCGAGCATGGTAGAGTAGGGGGACTTTGACGTTGACTGATGGAATTAGGGCTAATAGTGAGATTTCGGCCCCAAGATATTTCTGCTATTTTCTCTAACAGACTGCATCTTACCTATTACCTGAAATAGAAGGATTCACATCATGAATTGCACAGCTATTCCACTAGGAAACGAATGAATATAGAGTATTGATTTAAAGTATGTACTGGATACCCCAGGCATGGGTACCTACCCTAAGCGGACTAGCGTGCCCAGGCGTCAAATCAGTTATCGGACCTTTGATAGTGAACCTTCGATACATACCTCAACTTTTaaatcaacaacaccaagtGAGCGATCTCCATAAGATCCAACACACCACCCCCGAAATCGATATATACCCCAGATAGACAGAGAATAACTCACCATGTCCTCACCACCGCCAACAAACCCCCTAAAACGtccctccatctcatcctccgcctcccaACCTCTCGGCACCAACCCTAAACGACCACGCATGCACCCGCTCCGCCAGACTTCCTTCCCGACGACTATCGACGCGGATTCGCGCGCATACGGCGCTGCTAGCGATGCAGGCAGTGTGACGGGCAGTTTCACTGGGAGTCTGGGAGGTACAAGTGCGGACGGTGTATTTCGGAACAAGAAACGCGGGCGCAAGAGcaaggcggagaaggagCGCGAGAGGGAGGATGTGGCGAGAGGGGAGATGCGGTCGTCTGTTGATGCGGAGGGGTCTGTGAGAGCAGGTGCAACGGGTGGTGGAGGCGGagatgatggggatgatgacgaggatttCGAGGATGAAGGGGAACTGttgggaagagaggaaggggCTACTGATacggaggctgagaagaaaaatcTTGCGTATGTCTTCCAtccttttttcattttctattTAAATTGCTTCTCGGGGTGTTTTCTGTGTCCCAAAGTGAAGATACTAATTGGTTGCTATAGATTGCTGGTCGATGCTTTTAATCCTTTACAGTCCGAGCGGTACGATCTGTTCAAACGAGCGAAGCTGAGGAAAGAGACCTTGCGACGTATTGTGAATCATGCGCTGTCACAGTCCGTGCCGGCAAGTGTGGTTACTACGATAAACGGATTTACGAAGGTCTTTGCAGGAGAGATCATTGAAAAGGCTCGGACGGTGCAGGCTGAATGGGCGGAGGCGCACGATCAGGCTGCGATAGCTGCTTTTGAGGCTGAGGAAGCCGCGACAATGGCGCGCGCTGCGAATGCATCGGCTCCTGGCACTCCAGGCCCCGGTACGCCGGGGCCCGGCGGACAGCCTCAGGTGAAACAAGAATCCTCGAATCCCTCGTCTTTCCCTGTGACACGTACCCCCGGGACACCGGTTCCATCCGGTGTAGCAAGTTCGCAGCAGTCGGTAAACGGCACTGTACAACCTACAAGGGAGAGGGTTTTCAAGATGCCTCCTAATCCTCACCGGGGACAACTACTTCCGTCGCATTTGCGAGAGGCTTTACGACGCTGGAAGCGGGATGGCGAGGGAGGCGGTGTCGGGTTCTCCGGACTGAGTATGGGAAATCTGGGAGTTCGCGGATCGGTGACATGGGGAGCAGGCAGTGTTGGCGGACGACGCATTTTCCGCTAAAGGAGCAATGCTTTCTCGATCTACATATCCTTATGACGTGACGAAGGGCGCAAATCATTTGGATTCTGAAATGAACTTATGGTCGTGTTTCGACTCAGCGTCTGGAACTCGAGCACCTACTATCTTTCCCTTTCGGAAAGAAACACTCGCCCACGGCGCCTCCTTGTGATGCTCTGCTGCTCAATCGTTCTGGGACTCCCCTGCGACGAAGTATACATATTGACAGTGGAAGCAGCCGACCCGCTCCTGGTATACCAGAGATAACATCGCGTCCCTAACCCGCATTTACAAGCTCCCGATGAGCGCAACAAGGCCATACTGAGGCCCCTCAACTGAGTTCTGCATAAGGGAATACGCTGTGCTTCCGGCATTTCCTCGCGTCCAATCCAGAGCCTCAACATAATAGTACATATTAGATTTTTAATGACATAATATAGCGTTTAATTCATCTACTGAGGAAAGAGCCTCTCTCGTGGCATGAGATAACCACGACAGGACATTAAGAATGCACACCCCTTGCAACGCATCAGGATGCCAGCTCATGCGTCCTAGCCGACGTAGTCAATTCCGCAGGACGAGCAGCATTTTTCCACTGCCCCGTCTCATACTGTTGAATCCCATACTGTGAATTACTCCCAGCCACAGACGTAGCAACAGCGCCATATCCCCCAGCCCAACTACCAGCCCTAAcgctaccaccaccactggcggcagcagcagcagcagcagcaagaccCTTCGTCCTagccctcctctcccaaagCGCCCAAGCTATCGCTCCCAGAGCAATAACACCCAAGGGCACACCGACGCCAGCGCCAATCGCGACATCCCTCGAGTTCGAGctcgaagacgacgaagacgacgtGCTATTCGACGCGCTAGTTGACGCACTCAGCGACGAGACGTTCGCAAGGGCCGCATACCCAGCAACAAGGGTCGCGTCCGGCACGAAGAAGGGACTCCCCGATGCAGAATTACAGGTCACCTCGGAGCCGTTGCTTACGGGATCGTTGCAGCAGTATTCGGCTAGTCCGTTGCTGTTTAGACCCAgtgggaagagagaggagcCTGAGCTGCGGGAGACGTTCGCTATTTGGGTGTTTTGTTAGTTTACATTGGATATTTTTGGGTCTTCTGATATGACATGATGGTATGGAGATATGATGACATTCGACGAGAAATATCATGTACTTGAATGGAAATGAGACCGGGTAAAGTAAGACATACTACAATACTGCGGACAATTATCCGAGTCCCAGTTCGGATCTGTACAGGCGCCCCGGGACAAGACGTACGGTTGGATGGCGACGTTTAGACACAAGTTATTCGAGAGACAGAGATTCCCGGAGCGGCAGCAGGATGCGTATTTCTCATCGGAGCAGGGGACGTCCTCTGTTGCGGGCGTGCCATCGGGCCAGTAGCATGTCTGGACGCTGTATACTGATTGGAttaagagaaagaagaggagatataACGGTGGAGGAAGATTCATGGCGGGTTTTTATACTAGGGAGGTATTATAATGGGTTGTTTATGGGGAAACCATGAAGGGCAGAGTCGGTACCCCAGTCGAGGTGTGTTGGGGGGGGTTTGTCTGTCAAATTTATTCTAGTGTCAGATTATCTGAAAGGGATGACTGAAGGCGCTTAGCGATTGCTGAGCTGACGCTTGAATGGACGTGCATGAAGCTTTTGCCAATTCCAGTAAGAGAGtggaagatcttcattcGCGTCAGTATTGGTAATTACAATGGTCTTGTTTCCGCTCAAGGCTTGACTGCGTAAGATCCAATCACCTTGCATTTCCATTCCGAAGGATTGCTTCTGTCCATGAGATGTTTATTTTTGGGAGAAAAGCCCCGAAAGCTTAGTGGCCTGGTTTGCCGACGTCCCGATCATCCTGTACtattcttcaagatccccATGGTCAATTCATAGTACAGAGATTTTCAAACCATGGAGTTATCGCGACCCGATTCAAACTCATGAAGCCATATCAGGCACAACAATACCGCCTCCATAAGATAGAAAAGTGTCAGCCCTATCTGCGAAACGGATCAGCCTCAACACCTAGACAAAAAGCGGTAGTATACTGAAAACCTACCATACTGAACATGACGAGATCAACCAGGGCGGTTCGCAACGGAACGTCGATCAGGAGTAGCGCCACACTCATTCAAGATGGATGATTCTAAACGTGATGGGCTCCCTGGCATCCTGTAGCCTATGGCGCCGCGGACGTTGGTCGTCGAGACGAATAAGTCCCCTACGGATAACCTCCACGACAAggatgattatgatgatgatggagacgAGCAATTCGAGCCACTGCACCAAATAACCGTTGTATCTGCCCTCAAAGTCCATCCTAGATAAGCATTAGATCCGTCCGCGCAATAGACATGAGCTGGATAGGATAAGGGGAAAGTTTAGCCATTTATCAGGCCTCGTTGTCTTACAGATCACTGGTTATCGCCGAAGTCTTTATTCCTGTACCCTGTCAGTCAGTCCTTTGTTGAGAAACCCAGTTCAGGGTTTGTATACTCACCGAAGAGAACGATATCAGAGCAGCTGTTCACTAAGAGGTAGTACCTGAGTGTCCTCATCGATGAGAGTGAGATAGAAAGATGCTGACAAGAAAATGTTAATGAAAGGATTCTATTCTCAGCACTtttttcatcatcaccatcatcgtcaaggCGACTAAGCAACGAGTCAGCGACTATGTGTAAACGAGATGTGAAACGCATCACAGTAAACAAGGACCTCACCATAAATTTCTTATATAGCGCGTGCTCCAGTATCCATCATTCACATAATGGCAAACACGCTCCTTTGTTGTCTCTTGCGGTCTTCCATAGCCATGTTTCCTCAGCTGCTGTTCAATCTATTCAATTACCCAGTCAATACGAAGAGTGTCGCCCGACGCTTCTGGTCGGCCCTGCCTTTTTCTGGGCTCTGGGAGGCTTGCAGCCGGACCTACGATAAATCGGCGTGTCATCAAGACAGGGCCACGATCCCGCTTAAGGGAAACCCCGTATCAGGCCCAGAGAATAATTCGAAGGTCGCGACAGTGATCTTCATAATTGGTAAGCTGAAAGTGTGCCCCTAGGACAAACGGTCTCATCTGATCAATGCACAGGAGGTCCGGGATCGGGAAAGAGTACTATTGCAACCAGGCTTGCTGCGGACCTGGGCCTCATCCATCTTAATCCCGACGAGATCGTTAGTCGTCTAGAGATCATCGGCTCCGGGGACGAGTGGCTTGCAGTGAAAAGCACCGTGGACGAGAACGGAGCTGTTCCTGACGATCTACTCAGCCTTCTCTTGAAGATAGAAATATCTAAGCATCTAAACGCACACCAGCGTGTGTTTCTGATCGAGGCCTTTCCCAGGTCATATGCGCAGTTCATGGATCTCACCAGCGTGAGTCAGCCCTAAGTGCTGAGATTCTCCTAACCGCGTCATTAGATCTGTGGCTACGGTCTTACTATCAGCCTTGACGTGTCCTCTGCCACGTTGATGAGACGCTTTATGTTCGAGACTAAATCATTCTCGGAGAGAGTGGCGCAAATGGAGGATTTCCTCAAACGCGAAGACGCTTTTGCCGGCGCAGAACTTGCTCTCTATCCACATGCCAATTTCACGGATGGCCTTGTCAAGGTACGTAAGGCGGTTTCTGCATGCTGACTTGGAATGGATCCTGATCGGCGACAGGTTTGCGCTGAGCTGAAGGTTGAAGAATTTTACCCACATCTAAAAGATCTCGTCGCGGTACGACCAAGGATCTAATCCGAAGAAAGATCCGTACATTAACATTACCTAGAGGAAGCTTGCCAGTCCTACAACGGCTCTCTGGGTCAAAGAACTGGGCATGGAAATGGTGTCCTCGGTGGACCACTTTGAGTCTTAGACTCAGCTCCCCTGACGTGTTCTCAACCAAGTAGTCGTCCGAGATCAGGCATCTTCCAGTGTGTTCTTCGTCATGCAACAACGCGTTCATCACTTTTCTGAGGAAGGCTTgcattttgatatttttttgTGCAGTATAATGTACTGGACGATGGTATTGTTGCCGCTAAAAAGGATAGTGTATCAAGCGTTTGTTCCAATATTCGACCTGTTAACAAGTAGCCTCCGAAACTGAGAAACAGCCGGATGTTCTATTTAGTCCGAGTTCATTCTAAATAACACATAAAACAGAGAGTTGAATGGTACACGCCATATTATACAATGAAATAGAGTCTCGATATGCAGATGGCCGCGTGTGTGGCATAACCTCGTGCTCACCTTTGCTTGGAGTGTTTGAATGCGGAACGGGCCTTCTCCCTTTCAAGCTCCAGAGCTCTGAGGTGGGCCTCTCGTCGCGCATGGTTTCTCTCCTCCCGTTtccagtcttcttcttctttcctcctctgctCGTAGTCTGCCGCTAATTTGCGGTCCTTCTCGCTGAGCCGAGCGGGTTCCGCCAGCGACCCGTCTGCGTTCTTCTTGGGCTCATTCCCCATTGCCGAGTCTAACTTTCCCTTCACATCAGTTGTAAGATTATCGTAATTCTTTTTGACGCTATTGAGCGTACGGTCGACGAAGCTAAGCTTTTGGCCCTCCTCTACTGCTGGCACTTCCATGGGTTTATCCGCTTTCTGGGTGTCGAGGATCATGCGGATCGCTCGGCCATGCTCCTCGGGTGACATTCCGGTAGCTTCTACCGGCTTTTTAGGAATGGCAATGTTGGCAAATTGCCGGAAGCTGTTAGACGAGAGCATGTATGCCTGCcccaaagcaaacaaacCGGTGGATAGGAAGTAAAGCTGAAGAGCACTAGGGAAAAAGGACATAAAcgcgaaagaaaaggcaggCATTCCGTATAGAACAGCCCTGCCGACGGGTGAGTTCGCCATTTGGTTCATACCGTTCTCTCCACCTTTCTGTGATAATAGTTAGCTTTGCCTTTCGGGGTATAGAGGCATACCCGGTCATACCTTGAAAGACATATACATAGCAAATGCTGTAGCAGCTGGAAGCAAAAAATACGGATCCGCAACCGTGAGATCCTTGATCCAGCCAACAGACTCTGCAGCCAATCCGGGTACTGGCAAAGAAGTCATTCCCTTGACAACTCGATAACAGCCAAAACCCAAAGGAAGCTGAATAAATGGTATCATTGTCTTGTAGAATTTGATACCATGATCACTGTGGAGTTGCTGCAACTCCGCCCTCGTTTGCATCATGTCCGCATGCCTCTTCTCGTTTGCAGCCTGCGCCATCTTGGCCCGGAGGGGTGCAACAACGTCTTTCAGATTGTGTATTTTGGTGGAGACATCCGCTGCGCTAAGCATTGGTTTCAGCAGAGCCAAACGGACCAAAAGACCCGTCCCAACAATACTAGCCCACCATGGCAAACCAGCCCAGATGTGGAAATGCTCGATGAAGTATTCAATCATGGACGAAGGGCCCCAGCCGTAGTCGAGTCCTAGGTCTTTCAGATATCCAATCTTCTCAGGAATGGCGGTGATGTCAAAGTCAGAAAGATCGGATGCTTGTTCAGGTGCGGCGGTTTCTACAGCGGTTGCAGCAGTGGCTGTCGAAGCAGAGGCAGCGGAAGCGGTGGAATTGAATCGTGCGGCCGACGCATGATGAATGGAGGAGGCAGGCCTCCACGACAAGTTTCCTGCAAGCGACTGGTTCAACCTCCCGTATCGTACAGGGAATCCCGAAGCATGGGGACGGAATGAAGACATCTGTCAGTGTTTAGTATTCGCCGACGGGGGAGAAACGCATCCCGATAAACGAACCGATCGACTGGAGCGTGAGAAGGCAGTCAATCGCTGCCGGGCAATGACAGGCATAGCGCCACGCCCTTTCAGGCCAGCTCCTCCCAGCATCTTTGCAGTTAGAGCCAACGGAGAGGCGAAAGTCGAATTATGAACTGGGGAT
Proteins encoded in this window:
- a CDS encoding adenylate kinase family protein (predicted protein), with product MANTLLCCLLRSSIAMFPQLLFNLFNYPVNTKSVARRFWSALPFSGLWEACSRTYDKSACHQDRATIPLKGNPVSGPENNSKVATVIFIIGGPGSGKSTIATRLAADLGLIHLNPDEIVSRLEIIGSGDEWLAVKSTVDENGAVPDDLLSLLLKIEISKHLNAHQRVFLIEAFPRSYAQFMDLTSICGYGLTISLDVSSATLMRRFMFETKSFSERVAQMEDFLKREDAFAGAELALYPHANFTDGLVKNWAWKWCPRWTTLSLRLSSPDVFSTK
- a CDS encoding uncharacterized protein (predicted protein) is translated as MNLPPPLYLLFFLLIQSVYSVQTCYWPDGTPATEDVPCSDEKYASCCRSGNLCLSNNLCLNVAIQPYVLSRGACTDPNWDSDNCPQYCTNVSRSSGSSLFPLGLNSNGLAEYCCNDPVSNGSEVTCNSASGSPFFVPDATLVAGYAALANVSSLSASTSASNSTSSSSSSSSNSRDVAIGAGVGVPLGVIALGAIAWALWERRARTKGLAAAAAAAASGGGSVRAGSWAGGYGAVATSVAGSNSQYGIQQYETGQWKNAARPAELTTSARTHELAS
- a CDS encoding transcription initiation factor TFIID subunit 11 family protein (predicted protein); this encodes MSSPPPTNPLKRPSISSSASQPLGTNPKRPRMHPLRQTSFPTTIDADSRAYGAASDAGSVTGSFTGSLGGTSADGVFRNKKRGRKSKAEKEREREDVARGEMRSSVDAEGSVRAGATGGGGGDDGDDDEDFEDEGELLGREEGATDTEAEKKNLAYVFHPFFIFYLNCFSGCFLCPKVKILIGCYRLLVDAFNPLQSERYDLFKRAKLRKETLRRIVNHALSQSVPASVVTTINGFTKVFAGEIIEKARTVQAEWAEAHDQAAIAAFEAEEAATMARAANASAPGTPGPGTPGPGGQPQVKQESSNPSSFPVTRTPGTPVPSGVASSQQSVNGTVQPTRERVFKMPPNPHRGQLLPSHLREALRRWKRDGEGGGVGFSGLSMGNLGVRGSVTWGAGSVGGRRIFR
- a CDS encoding membrane insertase OXA1 (inner membrane protein translocase involved in respiratory chain assembly), which encodes MSSFRPHASGFPVRYGRLNQSLAGNLSWRPASSIHHASAARFNSTASAASASTATAATAVETAAPEQASDLSDFDITAIPEKIGYLKDLGLDYGWGPSSMIEYFIEHFHIWAGLPWWASIVGTGLLVRLALLKPMLSAADVSTKIHNLKDVVAPLRAKMAQAANEKRHADMMQTRAELQQLHSDHGIKFYKTMIPFIQLPLGFGCYRVVKGMTSLPVPGLAAESVGWIKDLTVADPYFLLPAATAFAMYMSFKKGGENGMNQMANSPVGRAVLYGMPAFSFAFMSFFPSALQLYFLSTGLFALGQAYMLSSNSFRQFANIAIPKKPVEATGMSPEEHGRAIRMILDTQKADKPMEVPAVEEGQKLSFVDRTLNSVKKNYDNLTTDVKGKLDSAMGNEPKKNADGSLAEPARLSEKDRKLAADYEQRRKEEEDWKREERNHARREAHLRALELEREKARSAFKHSKQR
- a CDS encoding adenosylmethionine decarboxylase SPE2 (S-adenosylmethionine decarboxylase), with translation MVYIGIPKNYTQSPSSFMATPSLTINHEVTQDLDSTNAFEGPEKLLEVWFAPSANELGSSQPTGLKAVPEEVWKDMLDLVNCQVLSIVSSEDVDAYLLSESSMFVWPHKLILKTCGTTTLLSGLPRILEIAALFAGFPKSAAPSGGVGIAAAPYRVFYSRKNFLFPDRQRGPHRSWRDEVRTMDRLFLNGSAYMIGKMNGEHWYLYLTEPNTLLTPPASPKGDEEVTETKFLQIPEGGLPQGDDANDETLEVLMTDLDEENAKQFYLENATAVAEKRYRNFDKDNSDHVDVFSNNSDMDLEDTDGTRILPPELTTEGHALGTVVSESCGLSDVYSKEKFPDSRIDAYLFTPCGFSANGVIPTPDPKANTHYFTVHVTPEPHCSYASFETNVPHSQNGQTTAGIVKQVVNIFKPGRFTVTLFENKPSDAELSGIGEAKYIERQAARRKSQVEHIEGYRRVDRIVHDLDGYDLVFRYYERLDWKGGAPRLGEERI